One genomic segment of Mangifera indica cultivar Alphonso chromosome 6, CATAS_Mindica_2.1, whole genome shotgun sequence includes these proteins:
- the LOC123219665 gene encoding tyrosine decarboxylase-like, whose protein sequence is MALSVGSVNFDPELQNNSVSFINPLDSEELSRQCHMIIDFIADYYKNVEKQLVRSQVEPGYLNKRLPKPAPNNPEPIEKILEDVQEHIVPGLTPSQSPNYFAYFPSSGSVAGIIGEMISTGFNVVGFNWMSSPAATELQNIVMDWFGEMLKLPKSFLFSGNGGSVIQGTTCEAILCTLSAARDQTLSKIGRENITKLVVYGSDQTHSALQKAAQIAGIDPNNFRAIKTMKSSSFGLCPDFLQSIVESDVEAGLIPLFLCATVGTTGTNAVDPVGPLSDIAKRYGIWVHIDAAYAGSSCICPEFRHFLSGIEDVDSFSLSAHKWFFTTLDGCCLWVKNPGALIKSLSTNPEFLRNRASDSKKVVDYKDWQITLSRRFRAMKLWMVLRSYGVANLRNFLRSHVRMAKLFEELVGSDKRFEVVVPRNFAMVCFRGLPSTLDKASEVERVNKFNSELLESINRSGKLFMTHAMVEGISVIRFAIGATLTEERHVVAAWKVVQQHFEANLKK, encoded by the coding sequence atggccttatcagtGGGTAGCGTAAATTTCGATCCTGAACTTCAAAACAACTCAGTATCTTTCATTAACCCCCTAGATTCTGAGGAACTGAGTAGGCAATGTCACATGATCATAGACTTCATTGCTGATTATTACAAAAATGTTGAGAAACAGCTGGTTCGAAGCCAGGTTGAACCGGGTTATCTCAATAAACGCTTGCCAAAACCTGCACCAAATAATCCTGAACCTATTGAGAAAATCCTCGAGGATGTCCAGGAACACATTGTCCCTGGATTAACACCTTCGCAAAGTCCTAATTATTTTGCATACTTCCCTTCTAGTGGCAGCGTCGCTGGGATTATTGGTGAAATGATTAGCACAGGCTTTAATGTTGTAGGATTTAATTGGATGTCATCACCCGCAGCAACTGAGCTCCAAAATATTGTTATGGATTGGTTTGGAGAAATGCTGAAGCTTCCTAAATCTTTCCTTTTCTCTGGAAATGGTGGGAGTGTTATACAAGGTACTACATGTGAAGCCATTTTGTGCACATTATCTGCTGCAAGAGATCAAACTCTCAGTAAGATTGGAAGAGAAAACATTACAAAGCTTGTTGTTTATGGTTCTGATCAAACTCATAGTGCTCTCCAAAAAGCTGCTCAAATCGCCGGCATTGATCCCAACAACTTCCGGGCTATTAAGACTatgaaatcatcttcatttGGTCTATGCCCGGACTTCCTGCAGTCGATAGTTGAATCAGATGTAGAAGCGGGGTTGATCCCTCTTTTTCTATGTGCTACAGTTGGGACGACAGGAACAAACGCCGTTGATCCAGTCGGTCCGCTAAGTGACATAGCCAAAAGATATGGAATATGGGTTCATATTGATGCTGCATATGCTGGAAGTTCCTGTATCTGCCCAGAGTTTCGACATTTCCTGAGTGGTATTGAAGATGTGGACTCCTTCAGTCTCAGTGCACACAAATGGTTCTTCACTACTCTAGATGGTTGTTGCCTTTGGGTGAAGAATCCAGGCGCTCTCATAAAATCGCTCTCAACAAATCCAGAGTTTTTGAGGAACAGGGCTAGTGATTCGAAGAAAGTGGTGGATTATAAAGATTGGCAAATAACACTAAGCCGAAGATTTAGGGCCATGAAACTATGGATGGTTCTTAGAAGCTATGGAGTGGCCAATCTCAGGAATTTCCTTCGTAGCCATGTGAGAATGGCAAAGCTCTTTGAAGAGCTAGTGGGAAGTGACAAGAGGTTTGAGGTTGTTGTTCCGAGAAACTTTGCTATGGTTTGTTTTCGGGGATTGCCATCAACATTGGATAAGGCAAGTGAGGTCGAGAGAGTTAATAAATTCAATAGTGAATTGTTGGAGTCCATAAATAGATCTGGGAAATTATTCATGACTCATGCCATGGTAGAGGGAATCTCTGTGATAAGGTTTGCTATTGGTGCTACTCTGACAGAGGAACGACATGTGGTCGCGGCTTGGAAGGTGGTGCAACAGCATTTTGAAGCCAACCTTAAAAAGTAG